A segment of the Streptomyces sp. P9-A2 genome:
TTCGGTGACACCCACGCCCGGGTCGGCGTGCTGCCCGGCTGGGGCCTGTCCTACCTGCTCCCGCAGGCCGTCGGCGTGCGCCGGGCCCGGGAGATGAGCCTCACCGGGCGTCTGATCGGCGCTGAGGAGGCGCTCACCTGGGGGCTGGTCAACCGGGTGGTGGAGGGCGAGGACCTGCTCGCCACCGCCCGGGAGGCGGCACGGCAGATCGCCGAGCTCGACCCGGAGATCGCCGCCGAGTACCTGGCGCTCTACCGCGACAACGCCGCCTCCACGCTCGCGGAGGCGGCGCGGCGCGAGAGCTCCCGCTCACTGGCCTGGGCGGAGCGCATGTTCCGTCCGGAGGGCGTCGCCGCCCGGGCGGACGCGCTCATCGAGCGGGGGCGGGCCCAGAACTGAGGGCCGTCCGGCGGACCGTTCCAAAGGCGCGGCGGCACGCACGGTGCCGTCGCCGTCCTCCGGAACGGTCCGCCGGTGAGCCCCTACTCCTGTGTTGCCGGCGTCAGGCCGAGGTGGTCGCGGAGGTTCCCCAGGAACGCCGAGTACCGGCTCGCGAAGGCCTCGTGCATCTCGGCCTCGACGCCGGCGTCGCAGTCGAAGTCGCC
Coding sequences within it:
- a CDS encoding enoyl-CoA hydratase yields the protein MSSTNPSACVLVEHDGAVATVTLNRPLRRNALTSRLIRELSAAMARLTDDARVRAVVLTGAGQAFCAGLDLRELGETGDNMRSAGPSAGDNAPWHRPAKPVIAAVNGPAVTGGLEIVLHCDFVIASEAARFGDTHARVGVLPGWGLSYLLPQAVGVRRAREMSLTGRLIGAEEALTWGLVNRVVEGEDLLATAREAARQIAELDPEIAAEYLALYRDNAASTLAEAARRESSRSLAWAERMFRPEGVAARADALIERGRAQN